The following nucleotide sequence is from Triticum dicoccoides isolate Atlit2015 ecotype Zavitan chromosome 7B, WEW_v2.0, whole genome shotgun sequence.
ATAAAAACTGATTTGACCTGCAGCATGAAAAAGTAGTCAACGACATGACAAATCATAGACTTGCAATGGTTGGGCATGAAAACCAAATAATTGAGAACATTCCAAATGTGCAAATaggattttgtttttgtttttttccacCACAATACCCATATGTAACAAAGTGAGGACACCAAGAAAAGTGTATAATGCACAAATATATGTGGTAATCATATGGTCATAGAAGACATCTCATCTCAGTCTGATGTAAAATTTAAATTATCTAAATTGTAGTAACAAGCAGCCAAATATGAGCATCATTGCAAACCATAACTCCTGGATAAATCATAAACTACAAATAGCTAACCAATAGTTAGTATTAAAACTATTACTGCAAGTACAACGGCATCTTTCTACTTATGTCATTTAATTCACTAACACCATCAATAAAAAAAGTAGATAGTAAAAGTAGTTAAGCACCTgagccataacttctgcatctgcttctTTTATTGGCTCTGCAAAAGCAACTTTTGCAGTTCTCTCAGGATGACCAAACAGAGCATCTGGTTGCTGCAGCCTCTTGAATGCAAGCATCGCATCCGCGTGGCAAGAAAACTCGAGAAATGCAAAACCACGGCTCTGGCCTTCGTTTTGAGTATCAGGAACAAGAGTTAAGCTTTGAACTCCTTCAACTCCATAGTCAAGCAGCCTCTTCTTAATCTGAAAAAGAAAGGCGCAGAATTAGCAAAATTTACTTATTAACAGGCAAGCTCGTGATTGCGCATATTATTGAAGGAAAACTTACAGCTTCCTTTGTCCATGTATTGCAAATATTGCCCAAGAAGAGTGTGTCGTTGTCCTCGCTAGCGGCAACGGCACAACGTTTGCCATGTATCTGCAGCAGAAGAAAAAATAAATTAAACATGTGTCACACATCCCACAAACAATCGGACATCGCATCACAGAACACTGTATCTTAACATTTGTTTTTCAAAGTAATAGTGTCAGGGGAGCTGAGGTATTACCATAGGATTCTTCACCTCAGCAAGCGCGCGAGCCACCTGGTGTTTGTTTGCAAACCTGACGAACGCAAAGCCCTTGTTCTTGTTGGTGGAGAGATCCTTGTGGAGACGGACCTCCACAACATGACCGACGTGCGCAAACACCTTCCTAATATCCTCCTCGACGGCTTCACGGTCCAGCCCTCCCACAAAGATCTCTAGCTCCTTTTTGCGCTGCCTGTTCTTGGCCATGTCTGACATAACCTTGCGCTCGTCCTCTTGCTGTTTGACCTCACCTGCAGCCTGGCCGTGCTCCTCCGACGCCCTAGCACGGTGCTCTTCCTGTTTGCTCTCAGCTGCAGCCtgcccgtcgtcgtcgtcctccgtgGCCTTAGCAAGGTCGTCTCCTTGCTTGATCTCAGATGCGGCCTGCCCTTCACCCACGGAGACAGAGTCGTCGAAGATGACCTCTTgaggatcctcctcctcctcctcttcctgctGAGCATCCATCTGTTGTTGGTGGAGTGGGTGCTTATTTTCTGAATTATCATCATGAGTTGCTGCAAGCATTTGTCCCTGGTGGAGTGGGTTAGGTTGGCTGTCTTGCTTATTTTGTGCATCATGAGTTGCAGCAGTCTTTACCGCTACATCATCATCATCGGCTTTTCCACCCTCCTGCTCTATCACCTCTGCTTCTTTGCTCTGTACCGCTTGCTTGTTCGCATCGGGCCCTGCATCCTCCTGGTTATTATTTCcttgcgcttcttcttgctctACGGACAACAACATATCATGAGGCTCTCCAGCCTCCACCTCCATTTTCTGCTGCTGCTCATCATCATTGGTAGGAGACGGCACGTCGGCCTCACTCGGCTCATCGACTGTGATTGAGGTTGGCTCCTCCTCCTTGATGTGCTGGTGGACTGTGGTTGAGCCTTGATGGCATCATGACATGACATGACATTCCATTATCCATTACAATACAAGGTCGAATGGGGGAGTATGTACAGTAGTGGAAAGGAAAGGAAACATCttgtctctctctctatatatatatagatatagatatagagtaAGATTAGAGTTAGAGTAGGTAGTGTACTTACTATATATGTCTGGCGAGGAGGCGCAGTGTTGAGGGGATGCCTCTGTCGAGTCAGAGATCTCAATCGTCTCCCGCCCCGCAAAAGCAGAGGCAGAGGCAGAGGCAGAGGCGGCGGCATctggaaagaagaagaggagacggGCAGTGAGAAGGAAAGTCGAAAACTTTTTATTTAGGTAGGGCGGAGGAAAGAGGGACAAGGGCAACTACCTTGGGTGTTGTGGGTGAGCTGCTCCTGCTCCTGTTCGTGCTCCTGATCCTGCTcgtgctcctgctcctgctcctgctcctgctcctgctcctgctcggCGGCGTCGGGAGCCTCCTCCGGCGCGGGTtctgcgggcgggcgggcgggcgggagcaagcaagcaagcaaggggATTGCTTGGTTAGACAGCGAGAAACAGAGACAGAGAGAGCGCGCGCGCCCACCAGAGAGGAGGGAAGAAAGGAAGCAcctgcggcgggaggcggcggggtCTTGGCCGCTCGTCCGCGCCCACGGCCGCGGCCGCGTCCCCGGGCCCGTCCTCGTCCTCGGCCGCGACCGGCCGCCGGCGCCATGCTTCTTGGGTGATGAAGGAGTGGAGTTGGGGGTTTGGTTAGGGTTGGGAGTTGGGACAGACAGATTTGGGTGGGGAGGGGAGCAAATCTGATGAAGGAAGGAGTTTTGAGTTGGGGATTTCTTTCCTTCCTTCCTTGCTTGCTTCTTCTCTTTTTCCACCTCCCCCACCCCACCTACattctatctattctaaatttctaAATGaaagagatggagatggagatggatggGTGAGGTGgcgccacacacacacacccttaacccttttctttccttctctcctttctTCATCTTCAACTTCCTTTTTAAATAATAAAAAATGGCTACATGTGGTGCCGCCGTCACATCCTAGTCCTATGTGGTGCCGCCGTCCTTGCTGCCCGACGGGGCTACACCTCCTATGCCTCCCGGTGCCTCGACTGGTTCGGGTCATGGTCCAGCTGCCCCCAGCGCCTATCCTTCGTCACCATATGATGGCGCGCCTCTGGCAATCGCCCCTCACCCGGAGATGGATCCTTTGACGGGTTGCTACGCACCACCGGCACAGGCTCATGCGGATCATACGGCGGCGCCGTCGTCGTTTTACTTCTCGCACCTCCTTCCAGTGAAGCTTACGCCGAATAATTACTTGTCATGGCGGGCTCAGGTGCTACCTCTCCTCCGAAGCCGCTACCTGGAGGGATACGTTGACGGCTCCAACCCGTGTCCGCCGCCGTATCATCCGGCGTATCACGTGTGGGTGGCCCAGGATCAGGCAATCCTCTCCGCTATCCAGTCATCGCTCACTCCGAGCGTGTCGTCGCTGGTCATCTTCGCCGCGACGTCTCGGGATGCCTGGTCGGCGCTTCACAGCAGCTTCGCCTCACAATCTATGACGAGTGATCATGCTATACGCACCGAGTTGGGGGAGACTAAACTCGGCGGCCTAACCATCACTGAGTACTTCACCAAGATGCCCGGTCTCGCTGACACCTTGGCCTCGATCGGCCAACCGCTTGGAGATGAGGAATTCAGCACCCACGTGCTCAATGACCTTGATGATGATTATGACAATCTCGTCGAGAATATCCATGGTCGTGAGGCTCCACTTCCGCCACGAGAGCTCTATGTGCGTCTTATTGGTCGTGAACAGCACATCAAAGCGCGTCGTGCCTCTCCGAGCTTCGTCTCTGTCAATGTCGCGACCCGCGGTAAGCCACAGAAGCCGTCGCCACTTGGTGGGAAGCCGGCCTCATCCCCGCAGGCTCCGCGGGGCGCTGCGCCATCCATCACTGGCGGTGCCAGGCCGGTGGCTTGTTATCCCTGTTGCGGTGCTCAGCAGGCCTGTCAGCTGTGTAGCATTGAGCGCCACATCGCCTCCCGTTGTCATCGATGCTACAAGCAAGATTTCCTCGGCCTGGGCAATAATGGCAAAGGGAATGAAAAACAGGCTGTTGCGGTGGCAAGTCATGAACATGGGCGCACTccatcctactccattgatcctacATGGTATATGGACACGGGAGCCACGAACCACCTCACCAACGAGATGGCCAAGCTCTCCACTCAGGAACCATATCGcggtcatgatcaggtgcacaccgccaatggagcaggtatgcgcatcttCCATGTTGTCCAGGCCTCACTACTTTCGAAAACAACATCTTTCCAATATTCTTCGAGTTCCCACTGCTACACGTAGTTAGTTGTCTGTCCCTcaacttactcgtgataataatgtccttgctgagtttcaccattttcgtttctttatcaaggatcgggacatGAGGGCCGTTCTGCTTAGTGGCCGTCTTCGCCATGGTTTATATGCACTTGACGCGCCGCCCACATCTCCTATGCAGTCTTCTCCTCAGGCGTTCAGCGGTGTTCGTGTGTCACCTACACATTGGCATGCACGCCTTGGTCACCCTGCTGCTCCTATAGTTTGTCATGTGCTACATCATCATGAACTACCAGTTGTGTCCAGTAAAActgctgaaactatttgtgatgcctgtcagcaggcaagagtcatcaacttccgttTTCAGaagtctagtcgtgttgtgaaacatcctctttagcttgtgttttctgatgtatggggtcatgcccaaacGTCTGTTAATGGCcataattattatgtcagtttcattgatgcttatagCCGGTTCACTTGGCTTTATCTTATTAAGcaaaaatctgatgtgtttgatgtctTTATTCAGTTTCAAGCACACGTTGAGCGTCTCCTTAAGCATAAAATTATTCATGTTCAATCCGACTAGggggtgaatatcacaacctcaacACATTTTTCAACAAACTTGGGATTTCTCAccgtgtgtcttgtcctcatacacatcagcaggaTGAAACcgctgaacgtaagcatcgtcatcttgtagAAACTGAACTTACTTTGCTAGCTCATGCCTCCGTTCTGTTTAGGTTCTGGAGCGATGCCTTCTCCACCGCCTGTTTTTTGATAAACAAGCTTGCCTCGCGACTTCTGAATatgaaaatgttggggaacgtagtaatttcaaaaaaatcctacgaacacacaggatcatggtgatgcatagcaacgagaggggagagtgcgtccacgtaccctcgtagaccgaaagcggaagcgttagcacaacacggttgatgtagtcgtatgtcttcacgatccgaccgatccaagtaccgaacgcacgacacctccgagttcagcacacgttcagctcgatgacgtcccacgaactccgatccagcagagcttcatgggagagtttcgtcggcacgacggcgtgatgacggtgatgatgatgctaccgatgcagggcttcgcctaagcaccgctacgatataatcgaggtggattatggtggaggggggcaccgcacacggctggaatagatcaacttgtgtgtctagaggtgccccctgaccctgtatataaaggagcaaggggggaggccggccggccctagagggtgtgccaggaggaggattcctcctcctagtaggagtaggattcccctctttcctactcctactaggagggggaaaggaagggggagagggagaaggaaaggggggcgccgccccccctctcctagtccaattcggaccagagggggaggggcgcgcggcctgccctaggccggccctctctctctctccactaaggcccataaggcaaactatttctcccggggggttccggtagccctctagcacttcggttttctccgaaaccacccggaacacttccggtgtccgaatatagtcgtctaatatatcgatctttacgtctcgaccattttgagactcctcatcatgtccatgatcatatctgggactccgaactaccttcggtacatcaaaatacaaaaactcaaaataccaatcgtcaccaaactttaagcgtgcggaccctacgggttcgagaactatgtagacatgaccgaggcacgtctccggtcaataaccaatagcagaacctagatgttcataatggctcccacatattctacgaagatctttatcggtcaaaccgcataagaacatacgttgttccctttgtcatcggtatgttacttgcccgagattcgatcgtcggtatctcaatacctagttcaatcttgttaccggcaagtctctttactcgttccgtaatacatcatcccgcaactaactcatcagttacaatgcttgcaaggcttatagtgttgtgcattgccgagtgggcccagagatacctctccgacaatcggagtgacaaatcctaatcttgatttatgccaactcaaaaagtaccatcggagacacctgtagagcacctttataatcacccagttacgttgtgacgtttggtagcacacaaagtgttcctccggtaatcaggagttgcataatctcatagtcataggaacatgtataagtcatgaagaaagcaatagcagaaaactaaacgatcaagtgttaagctaacgggatgggtcaagtcaatcacatcattctcctaatgatgtgatcccgttaatcaaatgacaactcatgtctatggttagcaaacataaccatctttgattaacgagctagtcaagtagaggcatactagtgacactctgtttgtctatg
It contains:
- the LOC119337736 gene encoding nucleolin-like, with protein sequence MAPAAGRGRGRGRARGRGRGRGRGRAAKTPPPPAAEPAPEEAPDAAEQEQEQEQEQEQEHEQDQEHEQEQEQLTHNTQDAAASASASASAFAGRETIEISDSTEASPQHCASSPDIYSSTTVHQHIKEEEPTSITVDEPSEADVPSPTNDDEQQQKMEVEAGEPHDMLLSVEQEEAQGNNNQEDAGPDANKQAVQSKEAEVIEQEGGKADDDDVAVKTAATHDAQNKQDSQPNPLHQGQMLAATHDDNSENKHPLHQQQMDAQQEEEEEEDPQEVIFDDSVSVGEGQAASEIKQGDDLAKATEDDDDGQAAAESKQEEHRARASEEHGQAAGEVKQQEDERKVMSDMAKNRQRKKELEIFVGGLDREAVEEDIRKVFAHVGHVVEVRLHKDLSTNKNKGFAFVRFANKHQVARALAEVKNPMIHGKRCAVAASEDNDTLFLGNICNTWTKEAIKKRLLDYGVEGVQSLTLVPDTQNEGQSRGFAFLEFSCHADAMLAFKRLQQPDALFGHPERTAKVAFAEPIKEADAEVMAQVKSVFIDGLPPYWDEERVKNRFKAYGLIERVVLARNMSSAKRNDFGFVNFSTHEEALACIEATNNTELGDVGKAKLKVRVRLSNPLPKSQAVKGEMSGGFRIGHPGSGFNRPGRGFNRGRAAPRREGFHGDRGFNNHTPVRGGRFNSAYSNNSFEASPSDFRARQAPPAFRGGSSGRQHDLFDRGQGRGYHHPPRGPTFEPEGDFGRPFGENPYLYEDVRHGAKRPYSHMEPGPPGYFEHGGPPRVRPRFDHYEQPPFPGGNRFGHYDQPPFPGGDRHRDSFGTRGGYSRDHHYGPAPGHAPPPAHAPPPAPAQYGRGAFQPHHRGGHSGGGYYHH